The Carassius auratus strain Wakin chromosome 5, ASM336829v1, whole genome shotgun sequence genome includes a window with the following:
- the LOC113070926 gene encoding FAST kinase domain-containing protein 5, mitochondrial-like has protein sequence MSATVLFHHVAKRHLYANIQRVFIFSSQRLSSNVENGDPKGEEETESTLVYKPSAYYQRPSTHSSIVGRSEAEEELSVNRPLNPAFRPKRSPCSISASRRVSSTRNTQLNTASDRVAVPTPNATKEPSVNSAPRAFQRCRPEYRNMTHDLSQCSSTVDLNEALLVLHKVTVQKSNMEPSEVTNSLSKLGQIPQEQIVVVRGDKRFNMLLRYSVEILQNFTTPQLLDALRAFVNLALPHSHSILGLYETEFCRRSGEMELHQLLLAADFWRCLGRAVPKYLERLFDNVSRNFNQMGIPEFVQLLYIIGEGRRCPDTLVQPLESLLMRHLNQLKPEELGAVCLGLFKSQRSLSERATRRLVDRALAVVEDMSDFGIVNVMKFMRFSYLDHLPWLEAMGSEIPRRAPHMEVQGLMHVILAFSALHYRDDHVLLAVAERLPDVVSRCRSKDAAKMLWAFGTLGVLPNQCPNLYPCLTAILRERQVEFQRYPEHLLTALLGLAFAGLFPEDLLSLALSAEFVNKACNSQELELRKDLFTLDGTVGLELPESTIPRLSLAIREEVTKQLWDFAQSDICQKPEVLEAEDVLRKLLGGEVFVRKHMILPHLRSIDLEVHLDQNDQPVPVSSGHGQQNLASQNLKARPSGVTITDDLLAQLTNTQKSPLQQSNKFLQKPEVHTVEPVQERESIFNVGIDLTDNLLMALTKSRKRSSRLSDSKPSIQRLAVQVTHRNHYCYRTEQLLGLHALKRRQLALAGYRVVELPHWEWFPLLRRSYAEKLAYLHCKIFSCSDAKK, from the coding sequence ATGTCTGCGACAGTGCTGTTTCATCATGTGGCAAAGCGCCATCTTTACGCCAACATACAGCGCGTTTTCATCTTTAGTTCCCAACGTTTGTCATCAAATGTGGAGAATGGAGATCCAAAGGGAGAAGAAGAGACTGAAAGCACACTGGTATACAAACCCTCGGCTTACTACCAGAGACCGTCGACACATTCTTCTATTGTGGGCCGCTCCGAAGCTGAAGAAGAACTGTCCGTCAATCGTCCCTTAAACCCTGCTTTCCGTCCAAAGCGTAGCCCGTGTAGTATTAGCGCCTCACGACGGGTCTCCAGTACCAGGAATACGCAGTTAAACACGGCTTCAGACCGAGTAGCCGTTCCGACCCCAAACGCCACCAAAGAGCCAAGTGTCAACAGCGCCCCACGAGCCTTTCAGAGATGTCGGCCTGAATACCGCAACATGACCCATGACCTCTCCCAATGCTCATCTACTGTAGACCTCAACGAGGCCttgttagttctacataaagtcACGGTACAAAAAAGCAACATGGAACCTTCAGAAGTAACTAATTCCTTGTCCAAACTTGGTCAGATTCCCCAAGAACAGATTGTTGTTGTAAGGGGCGACAAGCGATTTAATATGCTCCTGCGGTACAGCGTGGAGATCCTGCAAAACTTCACAACGCCGCAGTTATTGGATGCCCTGAGGGCTTTCGTGAACTTGGCCTTGCCTCATTCTCATAGTATTCTGGGATTGTATGAAACCGAGTTCTGTCGGCGATCCGGCGAGATGGAGCTTCACCAGTTGCTGCTCGCCGCCGACTTCTGGCGATGCCTCGGCCGAGCAGTTCCTAAGTACCTCGAGAGGCTCTTTGACAACGTGAGCCGAAACTTCAACCAAATGGGTATTCCAGAGTTCGTGCAGCTCTTGTACATAATCGGAGAAGGCAGGAGATGTCCTGATACCCTCGTTCAACCCCTTGAGTCCTTACTTATGCGTCATTTGAACCAGTTGAAGCCTGAAGAACTGGGCGCCGTTTGCTTAGGCCTCTTCAAATCCCAGCGCTCCCTGTCCGAGAGAGCGACGCGCCGGCTTGTGGACAGGGCTCTTGCTGTAGTTGAGGATATGAGTGACTTCGGGATCGTAAATGTAATGAAGTTTATGCGATTTAGCTATCTAGACCATCTCCCGTGGCTGGAAGCCATGGGATCGGAGATTCCTCGACGTGCCCCGCACATGGAAGTACAAGGACTCATGCACGTCATCTTGGCGTTCTCCGCTCTGCACTACCGAGATGATCACGTTCTCTTGGCTGTTGCTGAACGATTACCTGACGTGGTCAGTCGGTGCCGGAGTAAAGATGCTGCAAAGATGCTGTGGGCCTTTGGGACTCTAGGAGTCCTTCCCAACCAATGTCCCAACCTTTATCCGTGTCTCACTGCGATCTTACGAGAACGCCAAGTGGAGTTTCAGCGATACCCCGAACATCTGTTGACAGCTTTGCTCGGACTGGCTTTTGCCGGTCTGTTCCCTGAAGACCTGCTCAGTCTGGCTTTATCTGCAGAGTTCGTCAACAAGGCTTGTAATTCCCAAGAGCTTGAGTTGAGGAAAGACTTATTTACCTTAGACGGAACGGTAGGCTTGGAGTTACCCGAGTCAACGATCCCAAGACTTAGTCTTGCAATTCGGGAAGAAGTGACCAAACAGCTGTGGGATTTTGCTCAATCAGATATCTGCCAGAAGCCAGAGGTGCTCGAGGCTGAAGATGTGTTGCGGAAACTTCTCGGTGGAGAGGTGTTTGTGCGCAAACATATGATTCTTCCACATCTGCGCTCGATTGACTTGGAAGTGCACTTAGACCAAAATGACCAGCCTGTTCCTGTATCCTCCGGACATGGGCAACAAAATCTCGCCTCCCAAAACTTGAAAGCAAGGCCCTCTGGAGTTACCATAACTGACGACCTACTAGCTCAACTAACTAATACACAAAAGAGTCCACTGCAGCAGTCCAACAAGTTCCTCCAAAAGCCAGAGGTCCACACGGTTGAACCAGTCCAagagagagaaagtattttcAATGTGGGTATTGACTTGACAGACAATCTTCTGATGGCGTTGACCAAATCCCGAAAGCGGTCGTCTCGCCTTAGTGATTCTAAACCATCTATTCAGAGACTTGCTGTTCAAGTGACACACAGGAATCACTATTGCTACAGAACTGAGCAGTTGCTTGGATTACATGCACTGAAGAGGAGACAACTTGCGCTGGCTGGATACAGAGTCGTAGAGTTGCCCCATTGGGAATGGTTTCCCTTGCTGCGACGCTCCTATGCAGAGAAACTCGCCTATCTGCACTGCAAGATATTCAGCTGTTCTGACGCCAAAAAATAG
- the LOC113070935 gene encoding leucine zipper putative tumor suppressor 3-like has translation MGSVGSGASSQRPITMRSVGTRTTPNGPLAAAPPPPSARRRLDDRSFSAERIPIPSTKTKGVSADEHSYNAERDYHANARNHTDTERTAAHNTNRQQTLNGERLVSNVVFTNGARREGHRRGESLDLCGNNIVLNNDKNGSQAPPQPPQHKDKSKAKPNNQNQPNILPISGKLEQAQTNDSLVRPSAFKPVVPKSFHSMQNLVCPLQSSSGTAGGPGSSGSGGSGGEKGGPNAPGPLWDQDSPGSRGTHTGAGRAGQGSLSDSGRNSLTSLPTYTGSSYGPPPALGPLSASTSHINRLGTVALDKLDKPGYQNGLSASDSGRSSSGKSSSSYQRLSHLNDAPAPLRPSPSSDDVIQDLEERLWEREQEVSEVIHMRRNLDQSEAAIVQVFEEKQRVWEREMEELRQNYAGRLQQVTRRAQRTQQALQAQIARLQQDKRRLQDEMTMLLAQREELEKKCLDFRKEQADILPRLEETKWEVCQKVGEISLLKQQLRESQGEVTQRAGEMVALRGQLKDLNAQLREREEAEISLKESFCTKTLELERCEAELQTMLAEVTVLRDKLSAFETEVARLKKALSELSSSSSRSSEPSLTDMGQLVVSCSREHLLSPPETPTSLRALPAPDPLLTLQSDDYKVQWQESGDLRQQLERLQGELRLERQQRERQALTFTQERQTWQDEKERVLKYQAQLQLSYVEMLQKNQALEERVDKLGAQIATPSPLDASVSVSISLTSPTPPAEEKKLPEMHQLAPMWPVPTRLERIESTEI, from the exons ATGGGCAGCGTAGGGAGCGGGGCGTCCAGTCAGCGGCCAATCACAATGCGCAGTGTGGGCACCCGCACCACCCCAAACGGCCCACTGGCGGCTGCACCGCCTCCCCCTTCGGCCCGCCGCCGCCTCGATGACCGCAGCTTCAGCGCCGAGCGCATCCCCATCCCCAGCACCAAAACCAAGGGCGTCTCCGCCGACGAGCACAGCTACAATGCAGAGAGAGATTACCATGCTAACGCTCGCAACCACACCGACACAGAGCGCACCGCGGCACACAACACCAACCGCCAGCAGACGCTCAACGGAGAGAGGCTGGTTTCCAATGTGGTGTTCACCAATGGGGCACGGAGGGAAGGACACAGGCGCGGAGAGAGTCTGGACCTGTGTGGGAACAACATCGTGCTGAACAACGACAAGAACGGCAGCCAAGCTCCACCGCAGCCGCCACAGCACAAGGACAAGAGCAAAGCCAAACCCAATAATCAAAACCAGCCCAACATCCTGCCCATCTCGGGAAAACTCGAGCAGGCACAG ACCAACGACTCTCTGGTGCGTCCATCAGCCTTCAAACCTGTGGTACCCAAGAGCTTTCACTCCATGCAGAATCTGGTGTGTCCCCTGCAGTCCAGCTCTGGGACGGCCGGCGGTCCTGGGAGCAGCGGAAGTGGCGGCAGCGGAGGCGAGAAAGGGGGTCCGAACGCGCCTGGCCCACTGTGGGACCAGGACAGTCCCGGCAGCCGTGGGACACACACCGGTGCAGGCCGGGCCGGACAGGGCAGTCTGTCGGACTCCGGGAGGAACTCTCTTACTAGTCTGCCCACGTACACAGGCTCCAGCTACGGGCCACCGCCTGCGCTCGGACCCCTCAGTGCCTCCACCAGCCACATCAACCGACTGGGAACCGTCGCCCTGGACAAACTGGACAAGCCGGGTTACCAGAACGGCCTCAGTGCCTCGGACAGCGGCCGCTCATCCTCAGGCAAGAGCTCCTCCTCGTACCAGCGTCTCAGTCACCTGAACGATGCTCCCGCGCCCCTGAGGCCCTCTCCATCATCCGACGACGTTATTCAGGACCTGGAGGAGCGTCTGTGGGAGAGAGAACAAGAAGTAAGTGAG GTGATTCACATGCGGCGAAACCTGGACCAGAGCGAGGCGGCCATCGTGCAGGTTTTCGAGGAGAAACAGCGCGTGTGGGAGCGGGAGATGGAGGAGCTGAGGCAGAACTACGCTGGGCGTCTGCAGCAGGTGACCCGACGTGCCCAGCGAACCCAGCAGGCCTTGCAGGCGCAGATCGCCCGTCTGCAGCAGGACAAGCGGCGTCTGCAGGACGAGATGACGATGCTGCTCGCTCAGAGAGAGGAGCTGGAGAAGAAGTGCTTGGACTTCAGGAAGGAGCAGGCCGATATCCTGCCCAGACTGGAGGAGACCAAGTGGGAG gtgtgtcaGAAGGTGGGCGAGATCTCTCTGCTGAAGCAGCAGCTGAGGGAGAGTCAGGGCGAGGTGACACAGCGGGCCGGAGAGATGGTGGCACTGCGAGGACAGCTGAAAGACCTCAacgcccagctgagagagcgagAGGAGGCTGAGATCAGCCTCAAAGAGTCTTTTTGCACCAAAACCCTGGAACTGGAGCGCTGCGAGGCCGAGCTACAGACCATGCTTGCCGAG GTCACAGTGCTGCGGGACAAGCTGAGTGCGTTTGAGACGGAGGTTGCACGGCTGAAGAAGGCCCTCAGTGAACTCAGCAGCAGCTCCAGTCGCTCCAGTGAGCCCAGCCTGACCGATATGGGTCAGCTGGTGGTATCCTGCAGCCGAGAGCATCTTCTGTCCCCTCCGGAGACACCCACGTCCCTCCGGGCGCTCCCGGCACCAGACCCGCTGCTCACGCTACAGAGCGACGACTACAAGGTCCAGTGGCAGGAGTCGGGCGACCTGCGGCAGCAGCTGGAGCGACTGCAGGGCGAGCTGCGTCTGGAGCGGCAGCAGCGAGAGCGGCAGGCGCTCACCTTCACTCAGGAGCGCCAGACCTGGCAGGACGAGAAAGAGCGCGTGCTGAAGTACCAGGCGCAGCTGCAGCTCAGCTACGTGGAGATGCTGCAGAAGAACCAGGCTCTGGAGGAGCGCGTAGACAAGCTGGGAGCCCAGATCGCAACGCCGTCGCCGCTGGATGCCTCCGTGTCCGTCTCCATATCCCTGACCTCTCCCACCCCACCAGCGGAGGAGAAGAAGCTGCCGGAGATGCACCAGCTGGCTCCGATGTGGCCCGTGCCGACCCGACTGGAGAGGATCGAGTCAACGGAGATCTAA